ACCTTTCAAACAAGAATGACATTACGCCTTCATTGGACGAAAACAAGGAAACTAACAGTTTATGCTACAAATCTGAATCGCGGAAGGCGCGGAGAACGCGGAAAAGGCTACTCTAACTTCTACATTGCCTTTCGTAAGAAATGGGTGCTGCCAGAAAACAACATTTTCCTTACCTACCGGACCTGGGAGTTGACGCGATAAATGAAACATTGACACTTGAAATATTGTCTGTTATACTCAATGCCTAAAGTTTAGGGTGGCGAAACACAGGAACCTCGTCGCACGGTTTGATTCTGGAGAATAACATGGGTATCGTTACAAGACCACAACCTGTTAAAGCCGTCATCGGTGTGCTGACCGCTGAACCGGGACTTCTGTCAACCGTTTACCCGGAACTTACACAACGTCTCGGCCCCATTGACTTCACAAGCGAGCTGCTACCTTTTGCAAGCACAAACTATTATGAAGCTGAGATGGGACCGGACATCCACAGGCAATTTATCAGTTTTGAAAGACTCATTGACGCGGGTACATTGGCAGAGATAAAACTGTTTACAAATAAGGTGGAACAAAATTTCACAATAAAGAAGCCGGAAGGAGATGCGCGACGCGTCAATTTAGACGCAGGTTACCTCTGTTTGGCAAAGTTAGTGCTTGCATCAACGAAAGATCACGCCCACCGTATCTATCTCTGTGATGGCATTTATGCCGAAATTACACTCCGCTTTTATCGTAAAACGTTCCAACCGTGGGAGTGGAGTTACCCCGACTACCGGCTGCCAACATATATTGCTATCTTTAACAAAATCCGCGCAATTTATAGGAATCAATTGGAAGATGAAGATATTTGTAGAAAAAATAGCAGATATTAAAACCGCGTGCGACATGAAATTGTTGATTCTTGTCGTTTTCACGGGTGTTTTTTTAGCATGTTCTATATACAGTGTAAACGTTGAATCTACAGATTTGGATACCCGCGCGCGGGCACGCGACATCGGTATCCAAATTGGGACGCTTCCAACAGGTACTCACAATGCCATCACCGATGTCGCTGGTGTAAAGGTCGGACATGTCACCTTGAATGAAGGCGATTCCATTCGGACGGGTGTCACCGCTGTCATTCCAAGTGATGATATTTGGACGGCACGCCTGTTCGGCGCTGCCTATACCATCCACGGCAACGGTGAAGCAACTGGCATCGCGCGTATTAACCAAGCCGGATGGATTGAATCCCCTATTTTACTTACAAATACGCTGAGTGTCGGCGCAGTGCACGATGGCGTTGTTCGTTACATTGTGAAAAGGTATCCGGACAACAACATTGTGCTCCCGATTGTAGCAGAGTGTTATGATGGCGGTTTGAACGACATTAGTGGACTCCATGTCACAGCAGTGCACGCGATTGAAGCCATTGAAAATGCCACCAATGGTCCCGTCATCGAAGGCTGCGTTGGCGGTGGCACCGGTATGCGCTGCTACGGGTTCAAAGCGGGTATCGGTACATCCTCTCGCGTTCTACCTGAAGAACGGGGCGGCTGGACAATAGGTGTCCTCGTTAACTCCAATGGCGGTCGGCGGCATCAATTGCGAATTGATGGTGTTCCAGTTGGAAAAGAAATTACGGGGTCCCCACCGAAACCGACCAGAGATGGATCCTTTATTATTGTTATCGCGACAGATGCGCCGTTAACACACCGTCAATTGAAGCAGTTGGCGATCCGTGCAACACATGGACTCGCCCGCACAGGCACACCAAGCACGGATGGTAGCGGTGAATTCGTCATCGCGTTTTCCACGGCGAATATCTTTCCGAGCAGGACGGAAACCGGCACCTTTCAAATCAAGATGCTCGCCAATGGGCGCTTAAGTTCGCTGTTCCAAGCAGTCATTGAAGCAACAGAGGAGGCTATTGTCAACTCAATGACAATGGCAACAACGACCACCGGACGCAACGACAGGACGATGTACGCGATTCCGTTGACTGAATTAGAAAAAGTGATGCGGGCATACGGGCGTTAAGCTGCGTCTAAGCCGAGCCAACAGGCTTCGCACCGGGGGCAAGTGACTCAGGCACAACTTCGTAATGTGAAAA
This region of Candidatus Poribacteria bacterium genomic DNA includes:
- a CDS encoding DUF4416 family protein, producing the protein MGIVTRPQPVKAVIGVLTAEPGLLSTVYPELTQRLGPIDFTSELLPFASTNYYEAEMGPDIHRQFISFERLIDAGTLAEIKLFTNKVEQNFTIKKPEGDARRVNLDAGYLCLAKLVLASTKDHAHRIYLCDGIYAEITLRFYRKTFQPWEWSYPDYRLPTYIAIFNKIRAIYRNQLEDEDICRKNSRY
- a CDS encoding P1 family peptidase, which gives rise to MKIFVEKIADIKTACDMKLLILVVFTGVFLACSIYSVNVESTDLDTRARARDIGIQIGTLPTGTHNAITDVAGVKVGHVTLNEGDSIRTGVTAVIPSDDIWTARLFGAAYTIHGNGEATGIARINQAGWIESPILLTNTLSVGAVHDGVVRYIVKRYPDNNIVLPIVAECYDGGLNDISGLHVTAVHAIEAIENATNGPVIEGCVGGGTGMRCYGFKAGIGTSSRVLPEERGGWTIGVLVNSNGGRRHQLRIDGVPVGKEITGSPPKPTRDGSFIIVIATDAPLTHRQLKQLAIRATHGLARTGTPSTDGSGEFVIAFSTANIFPSRTETGTFQIKMLANGRLSSLFQAVIEATEEAIVNSMTMATTTTGRNDRTMYAIPLTELEKVMRAYGR